One Candidatus Marinarcus aquaticus genomic window carries:
- a CDS encoding ABC transporter permease produces the protein MKQINSLSISSVILTLLICIPAVLIFIHIFFGESNNWQHLVDTVLYEYVFNSLYIMLGVAVLTSIIGFSTAYITTMFKFSFSDFFHYALILPFAIPTYIVAYIYGGMFDITGSVTTFILNLLNMKISEVYFFDIMSIEGAIIVMSLVLYPYVYLVSKTYLRAESASIIDASKTLGLSQWQIFYKVIIPISRPAIVAGVILAVMEAVADFGVMDYFGVSTFVTGIFRTWFGMGSVEDASRLAGMLMLFIFLLIFFEKYQRKNKQYKSSGKDFKPISKIQLHGSKNILAFLACFFPFFFGFLLPFFQMSYWFYLSYEYVIDEDFFTVLTQTLVIATFSALLITLMAFVFVYNVRLSKSHFSDMLTQISKLGYSIPGAVIAVGILSFFTLLDKNILAAFDANFLISGTIAAVIFGYCVRFLAIAINNYESGFSKIPFTYDDACKTMNIKQKRVLWYVILPLIKNSGLAAFIIVFIEIIKELPLTMILRPFNYDTLAVLTHELVMQSQIVESSVPSMFIVGLGIISVLILARKMIKD, from the coding sequence TTGAAACAGATTAATTCGCTCAGTATCAGCAGTGTTATTTTAACATTGCTGATATGCATCCCTGCTGTACTTATTTTTATTCATATCTTTTTTGGTGAAAGCAACAACTGGCAACATCTGGTGGACACGGTTTTATATGAGTATGTCTTTAATTCACTCTATATTATGTTGGGTGTTGCAGTACTGACTTCCATCATTGGTTTCTCAACTGCTTATATCACGACCATGTTCAAGTTCAGTTTCTCTGACTTTTTTCACTATGCTTTGATTCTTCCTTTTGCTATTCCAACCTATATTGTGGCCTATATTTATGGAGGAATGTTTGATATTACAGGAAGTGTTACGACGTTTATTCTAAACCTTTTAAACATGAAGATTTCTGAAGTCTACTTTTTTGACATCATGTCCATCGAAGGAGCCATCATTGTGATGTCGTTGGTTCTTTATCCTTATGTCTATTTGGTTTCAAAAACCTATTTGCGAGCGGAGTCTGCTTCTATTATTGATGCCTCTAAAACCTTAGGTCTTTCACAGTGGCAAATTTTTTATAAAGTCATTATTCCCATCTCTCGTCCAGCCATTGTTGCAGGGGTAATTTTAGCTGTTATGGAAGCAGTGGCAGATTTTGGAGTAATGGACTATTTTGGGGTTTCTACTTTTGTAACAGGTATTTTTAGAACTTGGTTTGGTATGGGAAGTGTAGAGGATGCCTCACGTTTAGCAGGGATGTTGATGCTTTTTATTTTCTTGCTTATATTCTTTGAAAAATACCAACGTAAAAACAAGCAGTATAAAAGCAGTGGAAAAGATTTTAAACCCATCAGTAAAATCCAACTGCATGGAAGCAAAAACATCTTGGCATTTTTAGCATGTTTTTTCCCATTTTTCTTTGGGTTTTTACTCCCATTTTTTCAAATGAGTTACTGGTTTTATCTCTCATATGAGTATGTGATTGATGAGGATTTCTTTACCGTTCTTACTCAAACACTTGTTATTGCAACTTTCAGTGCGCTTTTAATCACTCTCATGGCCTTTGTTTTTGTTTATAATGTCCGTCTGAGCAAAAGCCATTTTTCAGATATGCTCACACAAATTTCAAAATTGGGATACTCCATTCCAGGTGCAGTAATTGCAGTAGGAATTTTAAGTTTCTTTACACTCCTTGATAAAAACATCTTGGCTGCTTTTGATGCAAACTTTTTAATCAGTGGAACCATTGCCGCAGTCATCTTTGGATATTGTGTACGTTTTTTAGCCATTGCCATTAACAACTATGAATCAGGTTTTTCGAAAATACCTTTTACCTATGATGATGCATGTAAAACCATGAACATCAAGCAAAAACGTGTTTTATGGTATGTGATTTTACCTTTGATTAAAAACTCTGGCTTGGCCGCATTTATTATTGTCTTTATTGAAATCATCAAAGAGTTACCACTGACAATGATATTGCGCCCCTTTAACTATGATACCTTAGCTGTATTAACCCATGAATTAGTAATGCAGTCTCAAATAGTTGAATCAAGTGTACCTTCAATGTTCATTGTGGGATTGGGAATAATATCGGTGCTCATATTGGCACGTAAAATGATTAAGGATTAA
- a CDS encoding ABC transporter substrate-binding protein — protein sequence MRQLFFIQIIFLLFLTQLQAHEPLRKISVQLSWLHQFQFAGYYIAKEKGYFKEYGLDVHFKEMNNSVDLVQDVLTQKSTYAVGRSSIIIDRLNGEEIVALSAIFQHSPLVLLTLQEKHIKNVEDLKNKRVMLTTDAKNTVAIHAMTASKGLSLKDITFQPHTYKLVDLLNDKTDAMGSYLSNEPYILNSKNIPYNILNPQDYGFDFYDGILFTSKKELMLNPIDVHNFHEAVLKGWTYAFENIGETINIIYHKYNTQNKSLDALIYEAYTLKDLAEYEQGNLGNLSQSKIEEIGKIYSLLGFTKNETRFNLDNFIYDANLVIFTQKENDYIAHNEFIYYKQEFEPFYLGHHGIAADFWALIQNKTLLNAHSKTIRNNKNGRETIKKELNSVKLTLTQNDIHEKNVLFSEPIQSYKYAIATRNDEGFIFNTNILSGKSIVIRKNASINNLIKLQYPNINFIEVNSMKTGLQLVANGDAYGAIELLPVLIYHIKEEQFSNIKISGTTEFSQELRYMIHPDNHTLKTIIDKAITKISKDEIKTIEEKYFQVRYETSTDYTMVYKIGLPLTLFLCVVVFYNVRLRKEIQKRKIMEQKLYNAATIDKLTETFNRRKIDSKFKEKIELSSRYDRPFSIIFYDIDDFKKINDVHGHSLADTVLQDLSQLIKTNIRSTDYLGRWGGEEFLILLPETNLEEAKTMANHLKKLTENYQFKIGQQVTCSFGVTDFKDNDTQESMLKRVDELMYYVKRHGKNSVKAE from the coding sequence ATGAGACAATTATTTTTTATACAAATCATTTTTTTATTGTTCCTCACTCAACTGCAAGCACATGAACCTTTGAGAAAAATCTCAGTGCAACTTTCATGGTTGCATCAATTTCAGTTTGCAGGTTATTATATTGCCAAAGAGAAAGGGTATTTTAAAGAGTACGGTTTAGACGTACACTTTAAAGAGATGAACAACAGCGTTGATTTAGTACAAGATGTGCTCACTCAAAAGTCAACTTATGCAGTAGGACGTTCTTCGATTATAATAGACAGACTCAACGGCGAAGAGATTGTTGCACTCAGTGCAATCTTTCAACACTCTCCATTGGTACTTCTGACTTTACAAGAAAAACATATCAAAAATGTAGAAGATTTAAAAAACAAACGAGTGATGCTTACAACCGATGCTAAAAACACCGTTGCTATTCACGCTATGACCGCAAGCAAAGGCTTATCACTTAAAGATATCACGTTCCAACCACATACATACAAACTGGTTGACTTACTCAATGATAAAACCGATGCCATGGGTTCTTACCTCTCTAATGAACCCTATATTTTAAATTCAAAAAATATTCCATACAACATATTAAACCCACAAGATTATGGTTTTGATTTTTATGATGGCATTCTTTTTACTTCTAAAAAAGAGTTGATGCTCAACCCCATAGATGTGCACAACTTTCATGAAGCAGTGTTAAAAGGATGGACATATGCTTTTGAAAACATTGGTGAAACCATCAATATCATCTACCATAAATACAACACGCAAAATAAAAGTTTAGATGCGCTCATTTACGAAGCCTATACCCTCAAAGATTTAGCAGAATATGAACAAGGAAATTTAGGGAATCTCTCTCAAAGCAAAATTGAAGAGATTGGTAAAATCTACTCTTTATTAGGTTTTACAAAAAATGAAACCCGCTTTAATTTAGATAACTTTATTTATGATGCCAACTTAGTGATATTTACTCAAAAAGAGAACGATTATATTGCCCACAATGAGTTTATTTATTATAAACAAGAGTTTGAACCATTCTATCTTGGTCATCATGGTATTGCCGCAGATTTTTGGGCATTGATTCAGAATAAAACGCTCTTAAACGCTCATTCAAAAACTATACGTAACAACAAAAATGGCCGAGAAACAATCAAAAAAGAGCTCAACAGTGTTAAATTGACTTTAACACAAAATGATATTCATGAAAAAAATGTGCTCTTTTCAGAACCCATTCAAAGCTATAAATATGCCATTGCCACAAGAAACGATGAAGGATTTATTTTTAATACCAACATTCTCAGCGGCAAATCCATTGTCATACGAAAAAATGCATCCATCAACAATCTCATTAAACTTCAATACCCCAATATTAACTTTATTGAAGTGAACAGCATGAAAACAGGTCTACAACTCGTTGCCAATGGAGATGCATATGGTGCTATTGAACTTTTGCCTGTGTTAATCTACCATATCAAAGAGGAACAGTTTTCGAACATTAAAATCTCTGGAACAACCGAGTTCAGTCAAGAATTACGGTATATGATCCATCCCGATAACCACACATTAAAGACAATTATTGACAAAGCCATTACTAAAATTTCAAAAGATGAAATTAAAACCATTGAAGAGAAATATTTTCAAGTACGTTATGAAACCTCGACGGACTATACCATGGTGTATAAAATTGGTCTGCCTTTAACACTCTTTTTATGTGTGGTGGTGTTTTATAATGTGCGTTTGAGAAAAGAGATACAAAAAAGAAAAATCATGGAGCAAAAACTCTATAATGCAGCTACCATTGATAAACTCACTGAAACATTCAATCGACGAAAAATTGACTCTAAATTCAAAGAGAAGATCGAGTTATCAAGTCGATATGATCGACCATTTTCCATCATTTTTTACGACATTGATGACTTTAAAAAAATCAATGATGTGCATGGTCACTCACTTGCAGACACGGTGTTACAAGACTTAAGTCAACTCATCAAGACCAATATTCGTTCAACCGATTATTTAGGACGATGGGGAGGAGAAGAGTTTCTGATTTTACTGCCAGAAACCAATCTTGAAGAGGCAAAAACCATGGCCAATCACCTCAAAAAGTTAACTGAAAACTATCAATTTAAAATTGGTCAACAAGTGACGTGCAGTTTTGGAGTAACTGACTTTAAAGACAATGATACGCAAGAGAGCATGTTAAAACGTGTCGATGAATTGATGTATTATGTTAAACGACATGGGAAGAATAGTGTTAAAGCAGAATAG
- a CDS encoding Fe(3+) ABC transporter substrate-binding protein, producing MFKKMLLSSLLLANSIFAASEVNIYSHRHYDTDKQLFKMFEEKTGIKVNVVKADASALIKRIQSEGKNSPADVLITVDAAGLFQAKDQGLLQSIQSNYLTSHIPEKFRDKDNQWFALTKRARVFVYKVGSDIPNELKTYEDLADPKFKGQVMVRSSNNVYNQSLLAAVIAHHGEEYALNWAKGVVANMAHDPKGNDRYQVKAVANDIGSIAVANTYYIGKMVDNRDISQAEAVKKVKILFPVFENGGTHVNVSGAGVAKYAPNKENAIKFIEFLASKDAQDLFANGNFEYPILAEVEKNDILKSWGTFEEDNISMNLLGENNKTAVKIFDQANWR from the coding sequence ATGTTTAAAAAAATGCTTTTAAGTAGCCTTCTGTTAGCAAACTCAATTTTTGCAGCTTCAGAAGTCAATATATATTCTCACAGACATTACGATACAGACAAACAACTCTTTAAAATGTTTGAAGAAAAAACCGGCATTAAAGTCAATGTTGTTAAAGCCGATGCAAGTGCTTTAATAAAAAGAATTCAAAGTGAAGGGAAAAACTCACCTGCGGACGTTTTAATCACTGTTGATGCCGCTGGACTTTTTCAAGCGAAAGACCAAGGTCTTCTGCAATCTATTCAATCAAATTACCTAACTTCACATATTCCTGAAAAGTTCAGAGATAAAGACAACCAATGGTTTGCCCTTACAAAAAGAGCACGAGTATTTGTTTATAAAGTAGGTTCAGATATTCCAAATGAACTTAAAACTTATGAAGATTTAGCAGATCCTAAATTTAAAGGTCAAGTAATGGTACGTTCATCAAACAACGTTTACAATCAATCTTTACTCGCTGCAGTCATTGCACACCATGGAGAAGAGTATGCACTTAATTGGGCAAAAGGAGTGGTTGCAAATATGGCACATGATCCTAAAGGAAATGACCGATACCAAGTAAAAGCTGTGGCCAATGATATTGGAAGCATTGCGGTTGCCAACACATACTATATTGGTAAAATGGTTGACAACCGAGATATTTCACAAGCAGAAGCCGTTAAGAAAGTGAAAATTCTTTTTCCCGTATTTGAAAATGGTGGAACACATGTGAATGTGAGTGGTGCAGGAGTTGCGAAATATGCACCCAATAAAGAGAATGCGATTAAATTTATTGAATTCCTAGCGTCAAAAGATGCGCAAGATCTTTTTGCAAATGGAAACTTCGAGTACCCTATTTTAGCTGAAGTAGAAAAAAATGATATTTTGAAATCTTGGGGAACATTTGAAGAAGACAACATCTCAATGAATCTTTTAGGTGAAAACAATAAGACAGCTGTTAAAATCTTCGACCAAGCAAACTGGAGATAA
- a CDS encoding ABC transporter ATP-binding protein — protein MFGIKLKDFGISFGNMEILKNVSFDVKEGEIVTILGPSGSGKSTILRSIASLQDSFEGEILLNQTCLISGNQKCNKDIGYIFQDYALFPHLDVKENIGFALYNLPKIEKQRRVDELLKQFDLVEHRNKQIHELSGGQQQRVSIARTIAYNPKILLLDEPFSNLDSILRHKTKLWLKNIIKNLGLSAILVTHDKKEALSISDKIGILQNKTLVQFGTPQELFFKPANLYIANFLGEINILPKALMQDLRIDIPEHQTPIIRINQCHLTSTPLDTNQELLVKQSSYCGDYFELVLQFTKYSGHSITVHCAQEHEINSTVYINLQKGNILKVNTQ, from the coding sequence ATGTTTGGAATCAAACTCAAAGATTTTGGAATTTCATTTGGAAATATGGAAATTCTAAAAAACGTCTCTTTTGATGTAAAAGAGGGAGAAATTGTAACTATTTTAGGTCCCAGTGGAAGTGGGAAAAGTACCATTTTAAGAAGCATCGCTTCTTTGCAAGACTCATTTGAAGGAGAGATCCTTTTAAATCAAACCTGTTTAATTTCAGGAAACCAAAAATGTAATAAAGACATTGGCTACATTTTTCAAGATTATGCGCTGTTTCCGCACTTGGATGTCAAAGAAAACATTGGTTTTGCCTTGTACAACCTTCCAAAAATTGAAAAACAAAGAAGAGTGGATGAACTTTTAAAACAGTTTGATTTGGTTGAACATCGAAACAAACAAATTCACGAGCTCTCTGGTGGTCAACAACAACGTGTTTCAATTGCAAGAACCATTGCATATAATCCAAAAATCCTGCTTTTAGATGAGCCTTTTTCAAACCTTGATTCTATTTTACGACATAAAACCAAACTCTGGTTAAAAAACATCATTAAAAATCTTGGATTAAGTGCTATTTTAGTTACTCACGATAAAAAAGAGGCGTTAAGCATCTCGGATAAAATTGGAATTCTACAAAACAAAACACTCGTACAATTTGGAACACCTCAAGAGCTTTTTTTCAAACCAGCCAATTTATATATTGCAAATTTCTTGGGTGAAATCAATATTTTACCCAAAGCATTGATGCAAGATTTACGTATAGATATCCCCGAACATCAAACACCCATAATTCGAATTAATCAATGCCATTTAACTTCAACCCCCTTAGATACAAACCAAGAACTTCTTGTTAAACAAAGCTCTTATTGTGGTGATTATTTTGAACTTGTATTACAATTTACAAAATACTCTGGACACTCTATAACGGTGCATTGTGCACAAGAGCATGAAATAAACAGTACTGTTTACATAAACTTACAAAAAGGAAACATTCTAAAAGTTAATACGCAATAG
- a CDS encoding menaquinone biosynthesis decarboxylase: MKEAIELLKKHHLLKIIDEELDIYLEVPHVAYVEVKRPDSKAILFTNVVDRKNNKKFDIPVLMNVFCNEEAVKLFIGDGDKIGAEIESLLKMKPPSTFSEKLSTFGKLFALKNTIPKKLKGKGACQQVIKLGSDAKLSDLPILTTWEQDGGPFITMGQVYTTSLNGELKNLGMYRLQVYDDQTLGMHWQIHKDSNHFFHEYKKAGKKMPVSIGIGGDPMYIWCGQAPLPIGIFELMLYGFVKNKNAQLVKSITNDIYVPKDNDFIIEGFVDPSKMRIEGPFGDHTGYYTLEEEYPFMEVTAITHKKEPTYLATVVGKPPLEDKYMGHATERIFLPLLKTTAPDLIDYYMPENGVFHNLILAKIKTLYPGHASQMMHAFWGVGQMSFVKHAIFVGEDAPDLTEHDAIIEHILNRIDLEEMLVSRGVVDALDHSSPKFAVGGKLGLDCTGEEIEEVGITLLSDEELLSKMQTITSEIKALKQYGVHTKNPVCVITVDKTRNQKYLFEELKSLFDHIKILIIVDDKKNSVDNPYMLVWRVTNNIDSNRDLFIDGHTLGVDATNKNSFDNFKRRWPDDVDCTKSVIDSLVERGIIEVDEVLEKQFRLCN; the protein is encoded by the coding sequence TGTATTAATGAACGTTTTTTGTAACGAAGAAGCAGTAAAACTCTTTATTGGTGATGGAGACAAAATTGGTGCAGAAATTGAGAGCTTACTTAAGATGAAGCCACCATCAACTTTTTCTGAAAAACTCTCAACTTTTGGGAAACTCTTTGCGCTCAAAAATACCATTCCTAAAAAACTCAAAGGAAAAGGGGCATGTCAACAAGTCATTAAACTTGGAAGTGATGCTAAACTATCTGATTTACCTATTTTAACGACATGGGAGCAAGACGGTGGTCCCTTTATTACCATGGGACAAGTCTATACGACTTCACTCAATGGAGAACTTAAAAATTTAGGAATGTATCGACTGCAAGTCTATGATGACCAAACATTAGGAATGCACTGGCAAATTCATAAAGACTCAAATCACTTTTTCCATGAGTATAAAAAAGCGGGTAAAAAGATGCCAGTATCAATTGGTATTGGTGGGGATCCGATGTATATATGGTGTGGACAAGCACCGTTGCCTATTGGAATTTTTGAGTTGATGTTGTATGGGTTTGTTAAAAACAAAAATGCACAACTCGTTAAATCCATCACCAATGATATCTATGTACCAAAAGATAATGACTTTATCATTGAAGGGTTTGTGGATCCAAGTAAGATGAGAATTGAAGGGCCTTTTGGTGACCATACAGGGTATTACACCCTTGAAGAAGAGTATCCATTTATGGAAGTTACGGCCATTACGCATAAAAAAGAGCCTACTTATTTAGCCACAGTTGTGGGAAAACCACCATTGGAAGATAAATATATGGGACATGCAACAGAGCGTATTTTTTTGCCGCTTCTTAAAACCACAGCACCCGATTTGATTGATTATTATATGCCAGAAAATGGGGTGTTTCATAACCTTATTTTAGCCAAAATCAAAACGCTTTACCCAGGACACGCAAGCCAGATGATGCATGCTTTTTGGGGAGTAGGGCAAATGAGTTTTGTCAAACATGCCATTTTTGTGGGAGAAGATGCACCCGATTTAACTGAGCACGATGCTATAATAGAGCACATTTTAAATCGAATTGACCTAGAAGAGATGTTGGTCTCACGAGGAGTAGTCGATGCCCTTGACCACTCAAGTCCAAAATTTGCTGTGGGTGGAAAACTGGGATTAGATTGTACGGGTGAAGAGATTGAAGAAGTGGGTATCACACTCTTAAGCGATGAAGAGTTGTTATCTAAAATGCAAACCATAACTTCTGAAATTAAAGCGCTTAAACAGTATGGCGTTCATACCAAAAACCCTGTGTGTGTGATTACAGTGGATAAAACACGCAATCAAAAATATCTTTTTGAAGAGCTGAAATCACTCTTTGATCATATCAAAATCTTAATCATTGTGGATGACAAAAAGAACAGTGTGGATAACCCATACATGCTTGTATGGAGAGTGACCAATAACATTGATTCAAACAGAGACCTCTTTATAGATGGGCACACGTTGGGTGTGGATGCAACCAATAAAAACAGTTTTGATAACTTCAAACGACGATGGCCAGATGATGTGGACTGTACCAAATCAGTGATTGATTCACTGGTTGAAAGAGGGATTATAGAAGTGGATGAGGTATTGGAGAAACAGTTCAGATTATGTAACTAA